The Sphingomonas sp. So64.6b genome includes a region encoding these proteins:
- the smc gene encoding chromosome segregation protein SMC — translation MQIKRLRLSGFKSFVDAADLRIEPGLTGIVGPNGCGKSNLLEALRWTMGETSARSLRGAGMEDVIFAGTATRPAREFAEVSLLIEDAGSEETEVVRRIERGAGSAYRIDGRDVRAKDVALLFADAATGAHSPALVSQGRISAVISAKPAERRAMLEEAAGIAGLHVRRKDAEQKLRATEANLTRLDEVIADQDARAAALKRQARQAERYRTLSDQIRVAEARMIFARWRDAAAAADAAKAEAALAETRVSETAEKQRAAAAYQTEATDRLATARAAALAARDRASEAGHRLASLRTEKATIERRLTELADNRARLIDDRAREGALANDAAEALARLAEEAKTLEASIAEATRRTPELDTVLAEAERAARDAEVALAQALAAQASEAAEARVAEAALAAGRSRVERSERDLLRVTSEGAALGDAAPLLAERTRAAEARAQALRHAESARTALARADAGERSAIDQRDRAQSARAAAHAELSALDSEAAALVKATRASGRERLLDQVRADPGYERALAAALGDDLETGLDSSAERFWAGAETLPGDPSPPAGTVALAKHVAAPPALARRLAQIVVADSDDGQPLAVGQRLVTMGGILRRWDGYVAKSGGAAAAERLERMNRLRTIESARPAAVRAVDSADGELGRIDEAITEARRAAADARRVLEAAETSARDAGRAEDKAAAALERIETQRADLESRRQRIAAELAEAQAELDRAMRDKAALPDGSATRDRVATLSGEAETRRTAVATARAERAGLERAIAQDRDRLASGTGEAKGWRARAGEAARRIGDMDKREGELTAEAETLADRPDTLDKDIAALDATHGTARAEAETAQGVEREAEGILRETDAVARLAGEALAEAREARAGAAARAENQELRRVEMGRLSGERFECPAPVLPERVGFPVDTVRSPTEESSAHERLTLERERIGPVNLVAESELAELEAASIGNSAERDELGQAVNRLRGSIGTLNREGRQRLLAAFEAVDGHFRRLFTTLFNGGSAHLELIDSDDPLEAGLEIMAQPPGKKLQSLTLLSGGEQALTAVALIFGLFLTNPAPICVLDEVDAPLDDANIERFCDLLDAMTRETATRYLIVTHNAVTMSRMHRLFGVTMIEQGVSRLVSVDLGGAENLLAAE, via the coding sequence GTGCAGATCAAGCGGCTCAGGCTGTCCGGCTTCAAGAGCTTCGTCGATGCCGCCGATTTGCGCATCGAGCCCGGGCTGACGGGGATCGTCGGCCCAAATGGCTGCGGCAAATCCAATCTGCTCGAGGCGCTGCGCTGGACGATGGGCGAGACCTCCGCCCGGTCGCTGCGCGGCGCGGGCATGGAGGACGTGATCTTCGCCGGCACCGCGACGCGGCCGGCGCGCGAGTTCGCCGAGGTCTCGCTGCTGATCGAGGATGCCGGGTCCGAGGAAACCGAGGTGGTGCGCCGGATCGAGCGCGGCGCCGGCTCGGCCTATCGGATCGACGGGCGCGACGTGCGTGCGAAGGATGTCGCGCTGCTGTTCGCCGACGCGGCGACCGGCGCGCATTCGCCCGCTTTGGTCAGTCAGGGCCGGATCAGCGCGGTCATCTCGGCCAAGCCGGCCGAGCGCCGCGCGATGCTCGAAGAGGCGGCGGGCATTGCCGGCCTGCATGTCCGGCGCAAGGACGCCGAGCAGAAGCTACGCGCGACCGAAGCCAATCTCACCCGGCTCGACGAGGTCATCGCCGATCAGGACGCGCGCGCCGCCGCACTGAAACGCCAGGCGCGTCAGGCCGAACGCTACCGCACCTTGTCCGATCAAATCCGTGTCGCCGAAGCTCGCATGATCTTCGCCCGCTGGCGCGATGCGGCGGCGGCGGCGGATGCGGCCAAGGCCGAGGCCGCGCTGGCCGAAACGCGGGTGAGCGAGACGGCGGAAAAACAACGCGCCGCCGCCGCCTATCAAACCGAGGCGACCGATCGCCTGGCGACGGCGCGCGCCGCTGCGCTCGCCGCGCGCGACCGGGCGAGCGAGGCGGGCCACCGGCTCGCCAGCCTGCGCACCGAAAAGGCGACGATCGAACGGCGGCTGACCGAACTGGCCGACAACCGTGCCCGACTGATCGACGACCGCGCGCGAGAAGGCGCTTTGGCCAATGATGCGGCCGAGGCACTGGCGCGCTTGGCCGAGGAAGCCAAAACGCTTGAGGCCAGCATCGCCGAGGCGACCAGGCGCACGCCCGAACTCGATACCGTGCTGGCCGAAGCCGAACGCGCCGCGCGCGATGCCGAGGTCGCACTGGCCCAGGCGCTCGCGGCACAGGCAAGCGAAGCCGCCGAGGCGCGCGTGGCCGAGGCAGCGCTGGCGGCGGGCCGGTCGCGGGTCGAGCGGAGCGAGCGCGACCTCTTGCGCGTGACGTCGGAGGGCGCCGCGCTGGGCGATGCCGCGCCATTGCTCGCCGAACGGACCCGCGCCGCCGAGGCGCGCGCCCAGGCGCTGCGCCACGCCGAATCGGCACGCACCGCACTGGCCCGCGCCGATGCCGGTGAGCGCTCGGCGATCGACCAGCGCGACCGCGCGCAATCGGCGCGCGCGGCCGCTCATGCCGAACTCTCCGCGCTCGACAGCGAAGCGGCGGCACTGGTCAAGGCGACGCGCGCGAGCGGGCGCGAACGACTGCTCGATCAGGTCCGCGCCGATCCGGGTTATGAACGCGCGCTCGCCGCGGCACTGGGCGACGATCTCGAAACCGGGCTCGATTCGTCAGCCGAGCGCTTCTGGGCCGGCGCCGAAACGCTGCCCGGCGATCCGTCTCCACCGGCCGGCACCGTCGCGCTCGCCAAGCATGTCGCCGCACCACCCGCTCTGGCCCGGCGCCTGGCGCAGATCGTCGTCGCGGACAGCGATGACGGCCAGCCGCTTGCGGTCGGCCAGCGGCTGGTGACGATGGGCGGCATATTGCGCCGCTGGGACGGTTATGTCGCCAAATCAGGTGGTGCGGCGGCGGCCGAGCGGCTCGAACGGATGAACCGGTTGCGCACGATCGAATCGGCGCGGCCCGCCGCGGTGCGCGCGGTCGATTCGGCCGATGGCGAACTGGGCCGGATCGACGAAGCGATCACCGAGGCACGCCGCGCCGCGGCCGATGCGCGGCGCGTCCTCGAAGCCGCCGAAACCAGCGCGCGCGACGCTGGGCGCGCCGAAGACAAGGCGGCGGCCGCGCTGGAACGGATCGAGACGCAGCGCGCCGATCTCGAATCGCGGCGCCAGCGCATCGCCGCCGAACTGGCCGAGGCGCAAGCCGAACTCGACCGCGCGATGCGCGACAAGGCGGCGCTGCCCGACGGCAGCGCGACCCGCGACCGCGTCGCCACGCTGTCGGGCGAGGCGGAAACCCGGCGCACCGCGGTGGCGACCGCGCGCGCCGAACGCGCCGGGCTTGAACGCGCCATCGCGCAGGATCGCGACCGGCTGGCGAGCGGTACCGGCGAAGCCAAGGGTTGGCGCGCCCGCGCCGGTGAGGCGGCTCGGCGCATCGGCGACATGGACAAGCGCGAGGGCGAATTGACCGCCGAGGCCGAAACACTCGCCGACCGGCCCGACACGCTCGACAAGGACATCGCCGCACTCGACGCGACGCATGGCACGGCGCGCGCCGAGGCCGAGACCGCGCAGGGGGTCGAGCGCGAGGCCGAAGGGATTTTGCGTGAGACCGATGCCGTGGCCCGCCTCGCCGGCGAGGCGCTGGCCGAGGCACGCGAAGCGCGCGCCGGTGCGGCGGCGCGCGCGGAAAATCAGGAGCTGCGCCGGGTCGAGATGGGCCGGCTGTCGGGCGAGCGTTTCGAATGCCCCGCCCCGGTGCTGCCCGAGCGGGTCGGTTTCCCGGTCGATACGGTGCGCAGCCCGACCGAGGAATCAAGCGCACATGAACGGCTGACGCTGGAGCGCGAGCGGATCGGCCCGGTCAATCTCGTCGCCGAAAGCGAACTGGCCGAACTGGAAGCCGCGAGCATTGGCAACAGCGCCGAGCGCGACGAGCTCGGCCAGGCGGTCAACCGGCTGCGCGGGTCGATCGGCACGCTCAACCGCGAGGGGCGGCAACGCCTGCTTGCCGCGTTCGAGGCGGTCGACGGGCATTTTCGTCGCCTGTTCACCACATTGTTCAACGGCGGCAGCGCGCATCTTGAGCTGATCGATTCGGACGATCCGCTTGAGGCGGGTCTTGAGATCATGGCGCAACCGCCGGGCAAGAAACTTCAGTCGCTGACGCTGTTGTCGGGCGGCGAGCAAGCGCTCACCGCGGTCGCGCTGATCTTCGGCCTGTTCCTGACCAACCCGGCGCCGATCTGCGTGCTCGACGAAGTCGACGCCCCGCTCGACGACGCCAATATCGAGCGTTTCTGCGACTTGCTCGATGCGATGACCCGCGAAACCGCGACGCGTTACCTGATCGTCACGCACAATGCCGTGACGATGAGCCGCATGCACCGCTTGTTCGGCGTGACGATGATCGAGCAGGGCGTGAGCCGGCTGGTCTCGGTCGATCTCGGCGGCGCGGAAAACCTGTTGGCGGCGGAATAG
- a CDS encoding sigma-70 family RNA polymerase sigma factor: MLGSVGEAEDVVQDAWLRWRRFDGVVDHPAAFLSRIVTRLCLDVMKSARVRRETYVGEWLPEPLFDPAEENEPADDLTMTLMLALERLSPLERAAFLLHDVFGVALNDVATTLDRDAGAVRQLAVRARKHVHDARPRFPVDQQEADRIAEAFFTASRSGDTKALQALLADNVVLHSDGGGRVLAFRNPIIGIDRMLRLFAGLYRKFGEQGMVMIRPVWIDGLPGYVSSERGEILQTTALAIENGRIAGIYVMRNPDKLKHVALALATEGQSGLPH, encoded by the coding sequence ATGCTCGGCTCGGTCGGCGAAGCCGAGGATGTGGTGCAGGACGCCTGGCTGCGCTGGCGCCGGTTCGACGGTGTGGTCGATCATCCCGCCGCCTTTCTGTCGCGGATCGTCACGCGGCTGTGCCTCGATGTCATGAAATCGGCGCGGGTGCGGCGCGAAACCTATGTCGGCGAATGGCTGCCCGAACCGCTGTTCGATCCGGCCGAGGAAAACGAGCCCGCCGACGACCTGACCATGACGCTGATGCTGGCGCTCGAACGGCTGTCGCCGCTGGAGCGGGCGGCATTCCTGCTCCACGACGTGTTCGGCGTCGCGTTGAACGACGTCGCGACGACGCTCGATCGCGATGCGGGCGCGGTGCGCCAGCTCGCGGTGCGGGCGCGCAAGCATGTCCATGACGCGCGTCCGCGCTTCCCGGTCGACCAACAGGAAGCCGACCGCATCGCCGAAGCGTTCTTCACCGCGTCGCGCAGTGGCGACACCAAGGCATTGCAGGCGCTGCTCGCGGACAATGTCGTGCTGCATTCCGACGGCGGCGGCCGTGTCCTCGCCTTCCGCAATCCGATCATCGGCATCGATCGCATGCTGCGCCTGTTCGCCGGCCTGTATCGCAAGTTCGGCGAACAGGGGATGGTGATGATCCGCCCGGTGTGGATCGACGGCCTGCCCGGTTATGTCAGCAGCGAGCGCGGCGAAATCCTGCAGACCACCGCGCTGGCGATCGAAAACGGCCGGATCGCGGGCATTTATGTCATGCGCAATCCCGACAAGCTGAAACATGTCGCACTGGCGCTGGCCACCGAGGGGCAGTCCGGATTGCCGCATTGA
- a CDS encoding carboxymuconolactone decarboxylase family protein has product MTPRIKNPFKSAPDGIKAMMALEASIQASGLDHTLCELVKMRASQINGCAYCLHMHATDARAHGETEMRLYLLNAWRESPLYSDRERAALAWTEALTRVADTGAPDSDFAPLAEHFDEAEQVQLTLLIGAINLWNRLQIGLRAVHPVDAARVAA; this is encoded by the coding sequence ATGACTCCCCGTATCAAGAACCCGTTCAAATCCGCTCCCGACGGGATCAAGGCGATGATGGCGCTTGAGGCAAGCATCCAGGCCAGCGGCCTCGACCATACGCTATGCGAGCTGGTCAAGATGCGCGCGTCGCAGATCAATGGCTGCGCCTATTGCCTGCACATGCATGCGACGGATGCGCGCGCGCATGGCGAGACCGAGATGCGCCTCTACCTGCTCAACGCATGGCGCGAATCGCCGCTGTACAGCGATCGCGAACGTGCCGCGCTGGCCTGGACCGAGGCACTGACCCGGGTTGCCGATACCGGCGCGCCGGATAGCGACTTCGCGCCGCTTGCCGAGCATTTCGACGAGGCCGAGCAGGTCCAGCTGACGCTGCTGATCGGCGCGATCAATCTGTGGAACCGGCTGCAGATCGGATTGCGCGCGGTGCACCCGGTGGATGCGGCGCGTGTCGCGGCCTGA
- a CDS encoding putative DNA modification/repair radical SAM protein: protein MAQLDVQKKLEILADAAKYDASCASSGTVKRSSRDGNGLGSTDGGMGICHAYAPDGRCISLLKILLTNSCIFDCHYCINRKSSNVRRARFTAPEVVQLTLAFYRRNYIEGLFLSSGIIRSSNYTMEQIVEVARSLREDHHFRGYIHLKTIPDADPELVRQAGLHADRVSINVELPTASGLKRLAPEKSEMRIESAMTDMKSAIIDTADASRKYRSAPKFAPAGQSTQMIVGADAATDGDIVRKASTLYDRFGLRRVYYSAFSPIPDASAILPLQRPPLMREHRLYQSDWLMRFYGYAPGEVVAATDEATGMLPLDIDPKLAWALKFRGSFPVDVNRAPREMLLRVPGLGVKAVNSILTARRWRRLRLEDIGRLTVSIVKMRPFLIADDWRPGALTDQAGLKTIVTPKPKQMELFN, encoded by the coding sequence ATGGCGCAGCTCGACGTTCAGAAAAAGCTCGAAATCCTCGCCGACGCGGCCAAATATGATGCGTCATGCGCCTCATCGGGCACGGTCAAGCGCAGCTCGCGCGACGGCAACGGGCTCGGCTCGACCGATGGCGGCATGGGCATTTGCCACGCCTATGCGCCGGATGGCCGATGCATCTCATTGCTCAAGATTCTGCTGACCAACAGCTGCATCTTCGACTGCCATTATTGTATCAACCGCAAGAGCAGCAATGTGCGCCGCGCGCGCTTCACCGCGCCGGAAGTGGTGCAGCTCACCCTCGCCTTTTACCGGCGCAATTATATCGAGGGGCTGTTTCTTTCCTCCGGAATCATCCGCTCCTCCAATTATACGATGGAGCAGATCGTCGAGGTCGCGCGGAGCTTGCGCGAAGATCACCATTTTCGCGGTTATATTCATCTCAAGACGATCCCCGACGCCGACCCCGAGCTGGTGCGTCAGGCCGGGCTCCATGCCGATCGCGTTTCGATCAATGTCGAATTGCCGACCGCGAGCGGTCTCAAACGGCTCGCGCCGGAAAAATCCGAGATGCGCATCGAGAGTGCGATGACCGACATGAAATCGGCGATCATCGATACCGCCGATGCGAGCCGAAAATACCGCTCCGCGCCAAAATTCGCGCCGGCCGGGCAATCGACGCAGATGATCGTCGGCGCGGACGCGGCGACCGATGGCGACATCGTGCGCAAGGCATCCACATTGTACGACCGCTTCGGGCTCAGGCGGGTCTATTATTCGGCCTTTTCGCCAATTCCCGATGCCAGCGCGATCCTGCCGCTGCAGCGACCGCCATTGATGCGCGAACATCGCTTGTATCAGTCGGACTGGCTGATGCGTTTCTACGGCTATGCCCCGGGTGAGGTCGTCGCGGCGACCGATGAGGCGACCGGCATGCTGCCGCTCGACATCGATCCGAAGCTTGCCTGGGCGCTCAAATTCCGCGGTTCGTTCCCGGTCGATGTCAACCGCGCACCGCGCGAAATGTTGCTGCGCGTTCCCGGACTGGGGGTGAAGGCGGTCAATTCGATTCTCACCGCGCGGCGCTGGCGCCGGCTTCGGCTCGAGGATATCGGTCGGCTGACTGTGTCGATCGTCAAGATGCGCCCGTTCCTGATCGCCGACGACTGGCGCCCCGGCGCGCTGACCGATCAGGCAGGATTGAAGACGATTGTCACGCCGAAGCCGAAACAGATGGAGCTTTTCAACTGA